In a genomic window of Candidatus Thermoplasmatota archaeon:
- a CDS encoding RlmE family RNA methyltransferase, whose product MPTRWYRELKKERYYRSAKNEGYRARSAYKLLQINQKYRIIKRGDVVVDLGASPGGWSQVAVKLGARVIAVDIQDMQPIEGVKFIRGDITDEETLEQLKREAKDVDVVISDMSPNLSGNYVMDQARSVWLSRNALNVARILLRENGNFICKVFVGEDYSQFLKDVKEYFRVTKPYSPQASRKRSSEIYVVAKNFIP is encoded by the coding sequence ATGCCGACGCGATGGTATAGGGAGCTGAAAAAAGAGCGCTACTATAGGAGCGCAAAGAACGAGGGATACAGGGCTCGTTCTGCTTACAAACTGTTGCAGATAAATCAGAAATATAGGATTATTAAACGCGGAGACGTTGTGGTAGATCTTGGCGCTTCTCCTGGAGGGTGGAGCCAGGTGGCGGTCAAGCTTGGTGCCAGAGTTATTGCCGTTGACATACAGGACATGCAGCCAATAGAGGGTGTAAAATTCATCCGGGGAGACATAACTGATGAAGAAACATTGGAACAACTGAAGCGGGAAGCAAAAGATGTCGATGTAGTTATATCGGATATGTCACCGAACTTATCTGGAAATTATGTTATGGATCAGGCGAGAAGTGTATGGCTCTCCAGGAATGCACTGAATGTGGCACGCATCTTACTTAGAGAAAATGGAAATTTCATATGCAAGGTGTTCGTAGGGGAGGATTACTCACAGTTTCTGAAAGATGTAAAAGAATATTTCAGGGTTACAAAGCCTTATTCCCCACAGGCGTCCAGAAAAAGGAGTTCGGAAATATACGTGGTGGCAAAGAACTTCATTCCCTGA
- a CDS encoding transcription initiation factor IIB has product MSRNKKVEIEEVSKCPECGSTRLVQDYERGELVCMECGLVIDDSYIDHGPEWRAFDAEQRDKRARTGAPMNYAVHDKGLSTMIGWKNKDSYGKSIPTRNRAQLYRLRKWQRRIRVGSASERNLASALSELDRISSDMGLSRNVREAAAMVYRRAVEKNLIRGRSIEGVTAAAIYAACRQCGVPRTLDEIANSSRVDRKEIGRTYRFIARELTLKLMPTSPQDYTARFCSKLTLTEDIKSKALEILQQAEDKELTSGRGPTGVAAAAIYIASILCGERKTQREVADIAGVTEVTIRNRYKELAEKLDLDIVL; this is encoded by the coding sequence ATGTCGAGAAATAAGAAGGTTGAGATAGAAGAAGTAAGTAAATGTCCCGAATGCGGGTCAACGCGCCTTGTTCAGGATTACGAAAGGGGAGAACTAGTTTGTATGGAATGCGGACTGGTAATTGATGATTCCTACATCGATCACGGGCCCGAATGGAGAGCATTTGATGCCGAACAGAGGGATAAGAGGGCTAGAACCGGCGCTCCGATGAATTATGCCGTTCATGACAAGGGGCTTTCCACAATGATAGGCTGGAAAAACAAGGACAGCTACGGCAAGTCGATTCCAACGAGAAATAGGGCACAGCTTTATAGGCTAAGAAAATGGCAGAGGAGAATACGTGTAGGCAGTGCATCCGAGCGTAACCTCGCATCCGCCCTTTCCGAGCTGGACAGGATATCATCTGATATGGGGTTGTCGAGAAATGTGAGAGAAGCAGCTGCCATGGTATACAGAAGGGCCGTAGAAAAGAATCTCATAAGGGGGCGATCTATTGAAGGCGTAACCGCCGCTGCCATCTATGCTGCATGCAGGCAGTGTGGAGTGCCGCGCACCCTTGATGAGATAGCAAATTCGTCGAGAGTTGACCGAAAGGAGATAGGGCGAACATACCGTTTTATTGCAAGAGAACTTACGCTGAAACTCATGCCCACTTCCCCGCAGGATTATACGGCAAGATTCTGCAGCAAACTCACCCTCACCGAGGACATAAAATCAAAAGCCCTGGAGATACTCCAGCAGGCTGAAGATAAGGAATTGACGAGCGGAAGAGGACCGACTGGAGTCGCCGCAGCAGCGATATATATTGCATCTATTTTGTGTGGAGAGCGAAAGACACAGAGAGAGGTTGCGGATATTGCAGGGGTAACAGAGGTTACAATACGAAATAGATACAAGGAATTGGCCGAAAAACTCGACCTCGATATTGTACTTTAG